Within Dysgonomonas mossii, the genomic segment ACCTACATTTAGTGTACCTGTGAAATTATATATTTTGTCAGGTAAAGAAGTAGCACTATTGGTCATTTCATAGCCCTTGAATGCTTTTAATTGAGTATCCGGGCTATATGGTGCAGGACGCCATTTGTCTCCGCTGTAAGGCTCTACCCATTGGTTTACAGTTTCTACTCCGGTAGAAGGAAATTCAGAGCTATTTACCGGTATCCCGAAATATTGCCATTGTCTCTTATAGTAACCACAAGTAGAACATTCGTATGCTTTGTTATAGAATTCGACAGTAGCATTTACTGCTAAGTTCGTTGCTGGATTGGTAAAAATAAGTGTGCCTGTAGCTTCATCCGGAGATGTTTTTACGATTATAGTCCCTTTATCAGAGTTACTGTCATTGACGGTTCCGTTTATCGTCAATTGATTTTGGGGCGTTACTACGAGGTTCATATCGGAGTTATTGGTAAGATCTCCAATAATTCGGTCTTTATCTAAATACAGATCATTAACAGCTGCTCCCGCACCATTTCCACTTCCTGAAGATCCGTTATTGGAAACGGTTGCAAATTCAATATTTTCTCCCGATACAGGAACATAGTTGGCTGTCCAGTTATTTTCTTTTGCCCAATCTGTATCAACTGTACCGTGCCAGTAATTACGTATATTTACTACAATATAAACAGTTGCACGGTCACATGCCTGAGGTGTACCATTATCGCATATTTCATATATAAAACTGTCTGTTCCCTTAAATCCGTCATTGGCAACATAAGAAAATGTTCCGTTTGCATTTAAAGTAAGAGTACCATTGGAAGTACTGCTCACAGGAGTTGTATTTACGACTTGTTCATTTCCTTCGGGATCGAAATCATTATCCAGGACATTCCCGTTTAATGTTTTTTTCCCATCAATGTAGAAAACATCGTCGCGTGCAAAAGTATAATTTACTTGACCACTTTGGTCTGATATTACTGTTATAGTCACTGTAGCCTGATCACAAGTTACAGGATCACCATTATCACATACTTCATAAACGAAAGAATCTTGACCTACAAAATCGGTATTAGGAGTATATGTATATGTTCCGTCTTCAGCTATTGTAACCGAACCATTAGTAGGAGAAGTTATCAGAGTTGTATTAACAATCATATTATTACCATCAGGATCAAAATCATTGGTTAGTACATTGCCCGAAACACTTCTGTTTTTTCTGGTAACGGCCTCGTCGTCATTCGCTATGATGTTATTATTTATTGTTGGATCTGCTTTTTGAATTACTTTGATTGTTACTGTCGCTTGGTCACATGCTTGAGGAACACCATTGTCACACACTGTATATGTAAAGCTATCTTCTCCTACGAAATCATTCTTTGGAGTATACAAATAACTTCCATTAGCATTTAGTATAACGTTTCCACCTTTAGTAGTAGTTATTGATCCATTATTGGTCACAGTCTGTGAGTTTCCTTCCGGATCAAAGTCATTGGTCAATACATTACCACCAACAGATGTATTCTTATACGTTATATTAATATCATCAATTGCATAAGTTGTATTTGGAGATACTGGTTCTGGATTTACGTGAATGTATACAGTCGCTTTGTCACAAGCTACGGGAGTGCCATTATCGCATACTTCATATACGAAACTGTCTGTTCCTGTAAATCCATTATTTGGAGTATAAGTAAACGTACCATCAATATTTAGAACTAAAGATCCATGAACCGGAGCATTAACTGGAGTAGTGTTTACTATCTGGTTATCGCCTTCGGGATCAAAATCATTCAGTAATACGTTTCCATTTACTGTTTTATTTACTTCACTATAATATGCATCATCATTTGCATAGGTATGATTTGTCTTATCACTTTTTGGTAATACAGTAATTGTTACTGTTGCTCTGTCGCATGTTGCAGGGTCACCATCATCACATACTTCATATACAAAAGTATCTACACCTTTAAAGCCAGCATCTGGAGTATAGACGTATGTTCCGTCTGATGATATTGTAACTGTACCATGTGAAGGAGGGGTTGTCGGGGTTGTATTTATAATTAGATTATCTCCGTCAGGGTCAAAGTCATTCGTTAGAAGATTCCCGGATACAGGCTTATCTTGTTCGGTAACACCTGTGTCGTCATTTGCTACAACATTGTTATTAATCGATGGGTCTCGTTCTGGAATAACATTGATTGTAATTGTTGCTGTTGCACATGCTTTAAGAGGTGCAGGAACATCATCACATACAGTATAAGTAAAAGAATCGGTTCCGATAAAATCATTAGCAGGGGTATATGTATAAGTGCCATTTGCATTTATTGCAATTGTTCCACCGTTTACTGTTGTGAAAGAACCTGTAGAAGTAACGGTCTGGGTATGTCCTTCCAAATCGAAATCATTGGTCAATAGATTTCCGCTGATTGATTTGTTTTCTTGTGTTACATTAATATCATTAACAGCATTCGTTGTATTCGTTGGATTTATCGTAACTGTTGAAATGTTGTTGCTTAGATCTGGATCTGATTCTTTTGTCTGCGGATATCCTTCTGCTGTATTATTATATATACCCGATTTGAGTACCTTCGCTTTAATAGTTAATACTCTTTCGTTTTTGCTTAGATCAAGTGCATCATATGGTATATCATATACAGTCCATATTCCGATAATTGGATCATAGGTCGTTTGTTGTTGATTCCAAACTTCGGGATCATTACTTCCTATAGGTGAAGGTGTAACAGTTGAGCCCATAGAGGCTGTATGACTTACATATTCATACCCCGAAGGTAATAAATCGTCTACCGTTATATTCTGAGAATACATCATACCTTTGTTGGCTACTTTGATCGTGAAAGTAACCTCACTTCCTATGGCCGGCGTAGAGTTGCTAACTGTTTTGACGACTTCTATATCAGACTTATCCCAGTTGAATGTAAAATTCAACTCCATCGTTTCCATCCATGACCCTGCATAAACATTAAATGTATTTTCATTCCCAATACCATTATTTCCACTAGCCCACCAGATATTCGCAGGGCTATCAGCCCCCGTAGTATTTATAGCCGGAGATTGTACATTATTATTAGCAAAAGTGCCGGATTGATTAGCTGGAACTGTAAACCAATTGGTATTTCTGTTACCGGGACCCCCTGTGTAAACTTTACTATGATCCCAATACAGTTTAACCGTGGCTTTATTCATATCTACCGGTCTGATGTTTTTCATTGTTATCCCAAGACTTTGTTCCATATCGTAGACAGGGAAATGGACCGGAAAGAAATTTGCTGATGTGAATAGCTTAATAACAGTCCCTGCCGGAACAATGTTGCCATTATCATCTTTCCCATCCCAATACACATCATAGGTTCCTGCATCATTAAAGTATCTGAAAAGGCGAACATCACCAGTAGAGTAACTTCCTGAGCCATCAATGTCTACTAGGATATCCAGAATTCCGGGAGTATCCACATATACGATAAAATATGCTTCTCCACCTGTAGCATCCGCTTTTCTTCCAAATCTTACGTCTGTAGTTGCAACCGGACCTCGTGAAGTTTTCCAAATAGATTCATCCGGTTCTGCAACAAATAAAGGATATTGATAGCGATTGGATGTTCCTTTAATAGACTTGCGGTTTTCTTCAATATTGGGTTCTCCATTCCCTAATTTCTCGTTTAGTGGTCCGGAGTCATTAGCAAAAAATACGACATAACCCGCATTCGATTTTCCAAAATTGACATACTTAATATAATAATCGTCTGTTTGTGCAGAATATGTATTATCTACGGGTACATAGAATCCAAAATCATCGTGAAACGAAGAACTATTTGTTTGACCGGCTGTAGTAGGAAGGCCACTATAAATACTCCAATACCTACAATATACACGGCCTGGACGCTTGGTCGTTCCGGAGGCAACCGTAACATCCCAATCGGTAATTTCCCAACCAGTGTTACCCGGACTAGCCATTTCTACCCAAAAAGCTCTATCCTGACCGGTATTGTTTGTAAATTGACCACCTGCGTTCGTATTGGTAGCACTTGCGGTTCCTGTGGTAGGATAACCTCCCGACGTTAAAGCAGAGGGGCCGAGAAAAGCTTGAGCCTGTGTCAGACTTGTATTGGTACTCGTTCTTCCTTGTAAATTACTATTAGCTGTTGTAACTGCCGTTTGTCCTGAACCTGAAAGTCCTGAAGGGAAAAATGTATTATATCCTGTCGATGAGTTATCATAATACCAAGTAAAATTGCTGGTGGTCGAACTCTTAAAGCTAAAGTAGACAGTTTCACCCGCTTTTACATAAACATAGAAGCGGTGATTCGTATCATAATTCGTAGTTGCACTAGGCCTCATCATGCTTCCGCGAGTATCGTAGCCTGTATTTCCTGCAGTATTTCCGGGAACATACAACGAACTTAGACGACTTACTGTTGCAGAGCCTTTCCAGTTACCGGAACCTTCAGCATGAATATATGATACAGATATTGTAAAAAACAATAATAGAAATAATAGATAAAGGTTTGATCTTTTATGATGAGTAAAAAAGTATCTTTCAACTTTCAAACTTTGATTCGGATAAACCTGAGTATGGTATTTTTTATTCATAATTCAAATAATTAACAGACTTATTGGATCGTATCCCTGATGTTTTATATTCAGCTTTTAACCAATCTATCATTAATTTACTTTTGTGGCTATATTGCAAACCTTCGTATTAATTTTTAAATTTCCACATCATATACATACCAGTGATTACGCTCAATCTTCGATGGCAGTAACAATTTATATGTTTCATCACCAAATTCAGGAGGAGGTAATGGACCCGT encodes:
- a CDS encoding Ig-like domain-containing protein, encoding MNKKYHTQVYPNQSLKVERYFFTHHKRSNLYLLFLLLFFTISVSYIHAEGSGNWKGSATVSRLSSLYVPGNTAGNTGYDTRGSMMRPSATTNYDTNHRFYVYVKAGETVYFSFKSSTTSNFTWYYDNSSTGYNTFFPSGLSGSGQTAVTTANSNLQGRTSTNTSLTQAQAFLGPSALTSGGYPTTGTASATNTNAGGQFTNNTGQDRAFWVEMASPGNTGWEITDWDVTVASGTTKRPGRVYCRYWSIYSGLPTTAGQTNSSSFHDDFGFYVPVDNTYSAQTDDYYIKYVNFGKSNAGYVVFFANDSGPLNEKLGNGEPNIEENRKSIKGTSNRYQYPLFVAEPDESIWKTSRGPVATTDVRFGRKADATGGEAYFIVYVDTPGILDILVDIDGSGSYSTGDVRLFRYFNDAGTYDVYWDGKDDNGNIVPAGTVIKLFTSANFFPVHFPVYDMEQSLGITMKNIRPVDMNKATVKLYWDHSKVYTGGPGNRNTNWFTVPANQSGTFANNNVQSPAINTTGADSPANIWWASGNNGIGNENTFNVYAGSWMETMELNFTFNWDKSDIEVVKTVSNSTPAIGSEVTFTIKVANKGMMYSQNITVDDLLPSGYEYVSHTASMGSTVTPSPIGSNDPEVWNQQQTTYDPIIGIWTVYDIPYDALDLSKNERVLTIKAKVLKSGIYNNTAEGYPQTKESDPDLSNNISTVTINPTNTTNAVNDINVTQENKSISGNLLTNDFDLEGHTQTVTSTGSFTTVNGGTIAINANGTYTYTPANDFIGTDSFTYTVCDDVPAPLKACATATITINVIPERDPSINNNVVANDDTGVTEQDKPVSGNLLTNDFDPDGDNLIINTTPTTPPSHGTVTISSDGTYVYTPDAGFKGVDTFVYEVCDDGDPATCDRATVTITVLPKSDKTNHTYANDDAYYSEVNKTVNGNVLLNDFDPEGDNQIVNTTPVNAPVHGSLVLNIDGTFTYTPNNGFTGTDSFVYEVCDNGTPVACDKATVYIHVNPEPVSPNTTYAIDDINITYKNTSVGGNVLTNDFDPEGNSQTVTNNGSITTTKGGNVILNANGSYLYTPKNDFVGEDSFTYTVCDNGVPQACDQATVTIKVIQKADPTINNNIIANDDEAVTRKNRSVSGNVLTNDFDPDGNNMIVNTTLITSPTNGSVTIAEDGTYTYTPNTDFVGQDSFVYEVCDNGDPVTCDQATVTITVISDQSGQVNYTFARDDVFYIDGKKTLNGNVLDNDFDPEGNEQVVNTTPVSSTSNGTLTLNANGTFSYVANDGFKGTDSFIYEICDNGTPQACDRATVYIVVNIRNYWHGTVDTDWAKENNWTANYVPVSGENIEFATVSNNGSSGSGNGAGAAVNDLYLDKDRIIGDLTNNSDMNLVVTPQNQLTINGTVNDSNSDKGTIIVKTSPDEATGTLIFTNPATNLAVNATVEFYNKAYECSTCGYYKRQWQYFGIPVNSSEFPSTGVETVNQWVEPYSGDKWRPAPYSPDTQLKAFKGYEMTNSATSLPDKIYNFTGTLNVGDAIVPLTKTSNVNYSGMNLIGNSYTAAIPISTDAITFGTGLLEEETVYLFNTGTRDQWRKLNGSTATGISGGQYQAVPFSLAGQATLPDRILSMHTFMLNAKTSGSITLKYAKLGKNELINQSAWRSLKSSNSEAYPHIIMDVIGDSSADRVWLFENPATTNGFDNGWDGYKLLENGLTQIYVSGTNKEKFQIATVPQITGTAFDVKTSINENYTLNLSVTPDIENRKLYLRDLTTGHIYPIVNNGEYAINGKSSLDKNRFDIVSSNSVLTDDDEGSALINITVNNNVIVVTNMSEVDCLAIVYDLNGKKIFSKNVKKYSSESFTDGYFIQNSIYIVKVADNKQTVKKTSRIFMK